A part of Gambusia affinis linkage group LG21, SWU_Gaff_1.0, whole genome shotgun sequence genomic DNA contains:
- the LOC122824180 gene encoding probable G-protein coupled receptor 141: MNSSVTPQLLSTSMMTQSITPTNKSETGSTEFHVTLTVINSVVLLCGTVSLSLMTHILKSSAASATSIAVFNLILAHFIFLLTVPFRIYYHVAKEWKLGIEWCKMVSAMIHIHMYMSFLLYIIILVTRLWPHYCRTRQVESLGRMQALIGSVVMWVIVLILIFSISFHFYGKTDQNNNSTCFHFARSMNSAKELNYISSTLVIVVAVVLTALQANILWTLYKRDRQGCRSQQDFGAQLKSLCFTLIMLICFVPYHSFRLYYIGKPKLEPLNEVLLSLTTFNCLDMLTFLGRRTFHICLRSRTV, encoded by the coding sequence ATGAATTCTAGCGTGACCCCGCAGCTACTGTCTACCTCCATGATGACTCAGAGCATCACACCAACCAACAAATCTGAGACTGGATCCACAGAGTTTCACGTTACCCTCACGGTCATCAACTCTGTAGTTCTGCTGTGCGGTACCGTCAGCCTGAGCCTGATGACGCACATCTTGAAGTCCAGTGCTGCTTCTGCCACCTCTATTGCCGTGTTTAACCTAATTCTTGCCCACTTCATCTTCCTTCTGACAGTGCCCTTCAGAATTTACTATCATGTAGCCAAAGAGTGGAAGTTGGGCATCGAGTGGTGTAAAATGGTGAGCGCGATGATCCACATCCATATGTACATGTCTTTTTTGCTCTACATAATCATCCTCGTCACTCGCTTGTGGCCACACTACTGCAGGACTAGGCAGGTGGAATCCTTAGGCAGAATGCAAGCACTCATTGGCAGTGTAGTGATGTGGGTCATTGTGCTCATCTTAAtcttttccatcagttttcatttttatggcaAGACAgatcaaaataataattccaCTTGCTTTCATTTTGCAAGAAGCATGAATTCTGCCAAAGAGCTGAACTACATATCAAGCACACTGGTGATAGTGGTAGCTGTTGTGTTGACAGCCCTTCAGGCCAACATCCTGTGGACTCTATACAAAAGGGATCGCCAGGGATGCAGGTCTCAGCAAGACTTTGGGGCTCAACTGAAGAGCCTCTGCTTCACACTGATCATGCTAATCTGCTTCGTTCCCTACCATAGTTTCCGGCTGTATTACATTGGGAAACCTAAGCTTGAACCTTTAAACGAAGTCTTACTGAGCCTGACCACTTTCAACTGTTTGGACATGCTGACCTTCTTGGGGAGGAGAACATTCCACATATGCTTAAGAAGTAGGACTGTGTGA
- the hnf4g gene encoding hepatocyte nuclear factor 4-gamma isoform X2: MKYPPAPQDKSLLDMEVANYCEGLDPSYSTLGFENAEVLYAGGDNMPTEPSHSGPDGLNANCAICGDKATGKHYGASSCDGCKGFFRRSIRKSHVYTCRFSRQCVVDKDKRNQCRFCRLNKCFRAGMKKEAVQNERDRISSRRVIPDSQDVPPITILAQAESLSQQIITPVGLVDVSDVKSATVGDVCDSMRQQLLVLVEWAKYIPSFGELPLDDQVSLLRAHAGEHLLLGVAKRSMPFKDFLLLGNGCVIHRNGPEPEICRVANRILDELVQPFQDIQIDDNEYSALKAIVFFDPDAKSLRDPTKIKTMRLQVQMSLEDYINDRQYDSRGRFGELLLLLPTLQSITWQMIEQLQFIKLCGLAKIDNLLQEMLLGGLSTESSHLHHAAHTQLAQDHVTGHTLVISTMPAAHIPQIASPETPIPSPPQGPTTEMYKHFPQPHCPPASPSPSTQTDP, from the exons ATGAAGTATCCTCCAGCTCCTCAGGATAAATCTCTGTTAGATATGGAGGTGGCCAACTACTGTGAAGGCCTGGATCCATCATACAGCACACTAGGGTTTGAGAATGCAGAGGTTCTCTATGCAGGAGGAG ACAATATGCCAACAGAACCAAGCCACTCTGGTCCAGATGGGCTGAACGCTAACTGCGCAATCTGTGGAGATAAAGCCACAGGAAAACACTATGGGGCTTCTAGCTGCGATGGCTGCAAAGGCTTCTTTAGACGCTCCATACGCAAAAGCCATGTGTACACCTGCCG GTTCAGCAGACAGTGTGTGGTTGACAAGGATAAGAGGAACCAATGTCGTTTCTGCAGACTCAACAAATGCTTTAGAGCTGGCATGAAAAAAGAag CTGTACAGAATGAGAGAGATCGGATCAGTTCCCGAAGAGTCATCCCAGATTCTCAAGACGTTCCACCCATTACTATCTTAGCACAGGCAGAGTCATTATCCCAACAA ATCATCACTCCTGTAGGACTAGTAGACGTATCGGATGTGAAATCAGCCACTGTAGGGGATGTATGTGATTCTATGAGGCAACAACTGTTGGTTTTGGTGGAATGGGCCAAATATATTCCTTCCTTTGGCGAGTTGCCACTGGATGATCAG GTGAGCTTGCTCAGGGCTCATGCAGGTGAACATCTCTTGCTTGGTGTTGCCAAAAGGTCAATGCCATTCAAGGACTTTCTCCTTTTAG GTAATGGCTGTGTGATACACAGGAACGGCCCTGAACCTGAGATTTGCAGAGTTGCCAACAGAATATTAGACGAGCTGGTCCAGCCCTTCCAAGATATTCAGATAGATGATAACGAGTATTCAGCTCTCAAGGCAATTGTCTTTTTTGACCCAG ATGCAAAGTCGTTGCGGGACCCAACAAAAATTAAGACTATGCGTCTTCAG GTTCAGATGAGCCTGGAAGACTACATAAACGACCGTCAGTACGACTCCAGGGGTCGTTTTGGAGAGCTCTTACTGCTGCTTCCCACCCTGCAGAGCATCACCTGGCAAATGATTGAACAGCTCCAGTTCATTAAGCTATGCGGTCTGGCCAAGATAGacaacctgctgcaggagaTGCTGCTGGGAG GGCTATCAACAGAGTCCAGCCACCTTCACCATGCGGCACACACCCAGTTGGCCCAGGACCATGTGACTGGACACACCCTCGTCATCAGTACCATGCCTGCTGCTCACATTCCACAAATAG CTTCACCTGAGACTCCCATCCCATCGCCACCACAGGGTCCTActacagaaatgtacaaacattTCCCTCAGCCTCATTGTCCTCCAGCCAGCCCCTCACCTTCTACACAGACAGACCCCTGA
- the hnf4g gene encoding hepatocyte nuclear factor 4-gamma isoform X1: MHILDRSSKTDNMPTEPSHSGPDGLNANCAICGDKATGKHYGASSCDGCKGFFRRSIRKSHVYTCRFSRQCVVDKDKRNQCRFCRLNKCFRAGMKKEAVQNERDRISSRRVIPDSQDVPPITILAQAESLSQQIITPVGLVDVSDVKSATVGDVCDSMRQQLLVLVEWAKYIPSFGELPLDDQVSLLRAHAGEHLLLGVAKRSMPFKDFLLLGNGCVIHRNGPEPEICRVANRILDELVQPFQDIQIDDNEYSALKAIVFFDPDAKSLRDPTKIKTMRLQVQMSLEDYINDRQYDSRGRFGELLLLLPTLQSITWQMIEQLQFIKLCGLAKIDNLLQEMLLGGLSTESSHLHHAAHTQLAQDHVTGHTLVISTMPAAHIPQIASPETPIPSPPQGPTTEMYKHFPQPHCPPASPSPSTQTDP; this comes from the exons ATGCACATACTAGACAGAAGCAGTAAAACAG ACAATATGCCAACAGAACCAAGCCACTCTGGTCCAGATGGGCTGAACGCTAACTGCGCAATCTGTGGAGATAAAGCCACAGGAAAACACTATGGGGCTTCTAGCTGCGATGGCTGCAAAGGCTTCTTTAGACGCTCCATACGCAAAAGCCATGTGTACACCTGCCG GTTCAGCAGACAGTGTGTGGTTGACAAGGATAAGAGGAACCAATGTCGTTTCTGCAGACTCAACAAATGCTTTAGAGCTGGCATGAAAAAAGAag CTGTACAGAATGAGAGAGATCGGATCAGTTCCCGAAGAGTCATCCCAGATTCTCAAGACGTTCCACCCATTACTATCTTAGCACAGGCAGAGTCATTATCCCAACAA ATCATCACTCCTGTAGGACTAGTAGACGTATCGGATGTGAAATCAGCCACTGTAGGGGATGTATGTGATTCTATGAGGCAACAACTGTTGGTTTTGGTGGAATGGGCCAAATATATTCCTTCCTTTGGCGAGTTGCCACTGGATGATCAG GTGAGCTTGCTCAGGGCTCATGCAGGTGAACATCTCTTGCTTGGTGTTGCCAAAAGGTCAATGCCATTCAAGGACTTTCTCCTTTTAG GTAATGGCTGTGTGATACACAGGAACGGCCCTGAACCTGAGATTTGCAGAGTTGCCAACAGAATATTAGACGAGCTGGTCCAGCCCTTCCAAGATATTCAGATAGATGATAACGAGTATTCAGCTCTCAAGGCAATTGTCTTTTTTGACCCAG ATGCAAAGTCGTTGCGGGACCCAACAAAAATTAAGACTATGCGTCTTCAG GTTCAGATGAGCCTGGAAGACTACATAAACGACCGTCAGTACGACTCCAGGGGTCGTTTTGGAGAGCTCTTACTGCTGCTTCCCACCCTGCAGAGCATCACCTGGCAAATGATTGAACAGCTCCAGTTCATTAAGCTATGCGGTCTGGCCAAGATAGacaacctgctgcaggagaTGCTGCTGGGAG GGCTATCAACAGAGTCCAGCCACCTTCACCATGCGGCACACACCCAGTTGGCCCAGGACCATGTGACTGGACACACCCTCGTCATCAGTACCATGCCTGCTGCTCACATTCCACAAATAG CTTCACCTGAGACTCCCATCCCATCGCCACCACAGGGTCCTActacagaaatgtacaaacattTCCCTCAGCCTCATTGTCCTCCAGCCAGCCCCTCACCTTCTACACAGACAGACCCCTGA